In Janibacter cremeus, a genomic segment contains:
- a CDS encoding NADH-quinone oxidoreductase subunit C, translated as MPREQLTIAPQEWVRAVRDARESGYTFFDWLSAVDESDREVDPGLDVLCHLLDPHPGPERDLRTLLLRTRVPVGAPLASLTGVFGGAAWHERETHEMFGQEFTGFDDGTGLGLRPLLLPDGFEGTPLRKSFVLAARATKPWPGGKEPGEGHSGTTKRSPGRRRVSAPGVPGPDWGPRPAGERDA; from the coding sequence GTGCCCCGGGAGCAGCTGACCATCGCCCCGCAGGAGTGGGTCCGCGCAGTGCGCGACGCCCGGGAGAGCGGGTACACCTTCTTCGACTGGCTCTCCGCCGTCGACGAGAGCGACCGCGAGGTGGACCCCGGCCTCGACGTCCTCTGCCACCTGCTCGACCCGCATCCGGGGCCGGAGCGGGACCTGCGCACACTGCTGCTGCGCACCCGCGTCCCGGTCGGGGCGCCGCTGGCCAGCCTGACCGGCGTCTTCGGCGGGGCAGCCTGGCACGAGCGCGAGACGCACGAGATGTTCGGGCAGGAGTTCACCGGCTTCGACGACGGCACCGGGCTGGGTCTGCGGCCCCTGCTGCTGCCGGACGGGTTCGAGGGCACGCCCCTGCGCAAGTCCTTCGTCCTCGCCGCGCGGGCGACCAAGCCGTGGCCCGGCGGCAAGGAGCCGGGGGAGGGCCACTCCGGCACGACGAAGCGGTCGCCCGGCCGTCGTCGCGTCTCCGCGCCCGGCGTCCCGGGACCCGACTGGGGCCCTCGTCCGGCGGGTGAGCGCGATGCGTGA
- a CDS encoding NuoB/complex I 20 kDa subunit family protein, protein MTPRTTTDLPMPRVGPAAAHAPRPMKVVLNWGRRYSLWVFNFGLACCAIEFIAASMARHDFIRLGVIPFAPGPRQADLMVVSGTVTDKMAPSIRRLYDQMPEPKYVISFGACSNSGGPYWDSYSVTKGVDQLIPVDVYVPGCPPRPEALLHGIIVLQDKIAAETPGRPRSGRSVSAGSVRRGLLRRPTKGE, encoded by the coding sequence ATGACGCCACGCACGACGACCGATCTGCCGATGCCGCGGGTGGGCCCCGCGGCCGCCCACGCGCCCCGACCCATGAAGGTCGTCCTCAACTGGGGCCGTCGGTACAGCCTGTGGGTGTTCAACTTCGGGCTCGCCTGCTGCGCGATCGAGTTCATCGCCGCGTCGATGGCCCGGCACGACTTCATCCGTCTCGGCGTCATCCCCTTCGCCCCCGGCCCGCGGCAGGCCGACCTCATGGTCGTCTCCGGCACGGTCACCGACAAGATGGCGCCCTCGATCCGCCGCCTCTACGACCAGATGCCCGAGCCGAAGTACGTCATCTCCTTCGGCGCCTGCTCCAACTCCGGTGGCCCGTACTGGGACTCCTACTCGGTGACCAAGGGCGTCGACCAGCTCATCCCCGTCGACGTCTACGTCCCCGGCTGCCCGCCCCGGCCCGAGGCTCTGCTCCACGGGATCATCGTCCTGCAGGACAAGATCGCTGCCGAGACCCCGGGGCGGCCCCGCAGCGGCCGGTCGGTCAGCGCCGGCTCCGTGCGGCGCGGCCTCCTGCGACGCCCGACGAAGGGGGAGTGA
- a CDS encoding NADH-quinone oxidoreductase subunit A yields MDGYLVVAGVLAVGVLLVVAGYTARRLLAPSDPSRAKLATYESGVDPVGEHWAQTRVRYLGYAFLYVIFAVDVVYLFPWALVLRTDLGPASLVEVAIFIGVVLLGLVHALRRGLLRWT; encoded by the coding sequence ATGGATGGATACCTCGTCGTCGCAGGGGTCCTCGCCGTCGGCGTGCTCCTCGTCGTCGCGGGGTACACGGCCCGTCGGCTGCTCGCCCCGTCGGACCCGAGCCGGGCCAAGTTGGCCACCTACGAGTCCGGAGTCGACCCGGTCGGCGAGCACTGGGCCCAGACCCGGGTGCGCTACCTCGGCTACGCCTTCCTCTACGTGATCTTCGCGGTGGACGTCGTCTACCTCTTCCCGTGGGCGCTCGTGCTGCGCACCGACCTGGGGCCCGCGAGTCTGGTCGAGGTCGCGATCTTCATCGGCGTCGTCCTCCTCGGACTCGTCCACGCGCTGCGTCGTGGGCTGCTGCGATGGACGTGA
- a CDS encoding DUF4870 domain-containing protein has product MSTPSEHPQDPDTHGQHSQTPGPQGPPPPPGTTPQGQSPQGQQQGGSAPQGQPQEGGQQGPPPPAQGQDPYSNPQRQFPPQSGVWDTKTPLTPAEERNLGMLSHLVPAILLPLSVGTLGFVGSLVIFLLYKDRGPFVRQHAANSLNVQIITAILLILSSLLMFVLIGFLFYPIVIIVAVIIHVVGAVKANNGEWWAPPLTPQFVR; this is encoded by the coding sequence ATGAGCACCCCGTCAGAGCACCCGCAGGACCCGGACACGCACGGGCAGCACTCGCAGACCCCGGGCCCACAGGGGCCTCCGCCGCCGCCCGGCACGACGCCGCAGGGCCAGTCGCCGCAGGGCCAGCAGCAGGGCGGGTCGGCACCGCAGGGGCAGCCCCAGGAGGGCGGTCAGCAGGGGCCGCCGCCGCCCGCACAGGGGCAGGACCCGTACAGCAACCCGCAGCGCCAGTTCCCACCCCAGAGCGGGGTCTGGGACACCAAGACACCGCTCACACCCGCCGAGGAGCGCAACCTCGGGATGCTCTCCCACCTCGTCCCCGCGATCCTCCTGCCGCTGAGCGTGGGGACCCTGGGCTTCGTCGGCTCGCTGGTGATCTTCCTGCTGTACAAGGACCGTGGCCCCTTCGTGCGCCAGCACGCGGCCAACAGCCTCAACGTGCAGATCATCACCGCGATCCTGCTGATCCTGTCCTCGCTGCTGATGTTCGTGCTGATCGGCTTCCTCTTCTACCCGATCGTGATCATCGTCGCGGTCATCATCCACGTCGTCGGTGCCGTCAAGGCCAACAACGGTGAGTGGTGGGCACCACCGCTGACGCCGCAGTTCGTCAGGTGA
- the nuoK gene encoding NADH-quinone oxidoreductase subunit NuoK has translation MIHAAGPYLLASVLVGLGLYGILARRNAVLVLVGTELLIAGGSLLLVTAGALGRDEVWAGQVLALFVITIAAAEVVIALAVVVAAYRRRGSIDLAEDAL, from the coding sequence ATGATCCACGCCGCCGGCCCGTACCTGCTCGCCAGCGTCCTCGTCGGCCTGGGGCTCTACGGGATCCTCGCCCGCCGCAACGCCGTCCTCGTCCTCGTCGGCACCGAGCTGCTCATCGCCGGAGGCAGCCTGCTGCTCGTCACCGCCGGGGCGCTCGGTCGTGACGAGGTGTGGGCCGGTCAGGTGCTCGCCCTCTTCGTCATCACCATCGCCGCCGCCGAGGTGGTCATCGCGCTGGCCGTCGTCGTCGCGGCCTACCGGCGCCGCGGCAGCATCGACCTCGCCGAGGACGCCCTGTGA
- a CDS encoding M20/M25/M40 family metallo-hydrolase has product MRSRTAAATAAAATAALALTTVTAGSAHANAPGDSPEFTESVTVDNVFGHLEQLQSIADANDGNRGAGTAGYEASAAYVEQTLQAAGYETTRQPFTFMYEVVNSTSLTEVSPDAREVEQAPMSYSQPTPQGGIEGALVAPTSAIGCEATAWDGVDLSGDSDIALVSRGECSFGQKAVTAGEAGAEAVIIYNNEEGELNGTLGGVEPTSAPATGITMAEGEALLAKMDNGTVTMSFALDKTMEQRETFNILTETSTGSDDDVVMLGAHLDSVHDGPGINDNGSGSAGILETAVQLAKVDELKNKVRFAFWGAEELGLLGSDHYVADLQANDPAALDSISSYLNFDMIGSPNYVVGVYDADESTYEAPVDVPAGSTAIEDVFTDYFDASGQPWVDSEFSGRSDYSAFINAGVPASGLFSGADGTKTAEEVEMFGGTAGITYDPNYHSVGDDLSNINTEALGIMSDAIAHATITLAEPVAPEEPGTEEPGDEESPEEPGDEESPEEPGDEESPQEPGDEPEIPEVVQTDGFGSDVAGGTALGGLLLAGMTAGAVVAIRRRSTMD; this is encoded by the coding sequence GTGCGTTCACGTACCGCAGCCGCCACCGCGGCAGCAGCCACGGCAGCGCTGGCCCTGACGACCGTCACGGCCGGATCTGCCCACGCAAATGCTCCCGGCGACTCGCCGGAGTTCACCGAGTCAGTCACCGTCGACAACGTCTTCGGCCACCTGGAGCAGCTCCAGTCGATCGCCGACGCCAACGACGGCAATCGCGGGGCCGGCACGGCCGGCTACGAGGCCAGCGCCGCCTACGTCGAGCAGACGTTGCAGGCAGCCGGATACGAGACGACGCGCCAGCCGTTCACCTTCATGTACGAGGTGGTGAACTCCACGAGCCTGACCGAGGTCTCCCCGGATGCACGGGAGGTCGAGCAGGCACCGATGTCGTACAGCCAGCCCACGCCCCAAGGCGGTATCGAGGGTGCCTTGGTCGCCCCGACGAGCGCGATCGGCTGCGAGGCCACCGCGTGGGACGGGGTCGACCTCAGCGGAGACAGCGACATCGCCCTCGTCAGCCGCGGCGAGTGCTCGTTCGGGCAGAAGGCCGTCACCGCCGGTGAGGCCGGCGCCGAGGCCGTGATCATCTACAACAACGAGGAGGGCGAGCTCAACGGCACCCTCGGTGGCGTCGAGCCCACGAGTGCACCCGCGACCGGCATCACCATGGCCGAGGGCGAGGCGCTGCTGGCGAAGATGGACAACGGCACGGTGACGATGTCCTTCGCGCTCGACAAGACGATGGAGCAGCGTGAGACGTTCAACATCCTGACCGAGACCAGCACCGGCAGCGATGACGACGTGGTCATGCTCGGCGCCCACCTCGACAGCGTTCACGACGGCCCGGGCATCAACGACAACGGCTCCGGCAGTGCCGGCATCCTCGAGACCGCCGTCCAGCTGGCGAAGGTCGACGAGCTGAAGAACAAGGTGCGCTTCGCCTTCTGGGGCGCCGAGGAGCTCGGGCTGCTCGGGTCCGACCACTACGTCGCGGACCTCCAGGCAAACGACCCCGCGGCTCTGGACAGCATCTCGTCCTACCTCAACTTCGACATGATCGGCTCGCCGAACTACGTCGTCGGTGTCTACGACGCCGACGAGTCGACGTACGAGGCTCCCGTCGACGTGCCGGCCGGCTCCACGGCGATCGAGGACGTCTTCACCGACTACTTCGACGCATCGGGCCAGCCGTGGGTCGACTCGGAGTTCTCCGGTCGCAGCGACTACTCGGCCTTCATCAACGCCGGGGTCCCGGCATCGGGCCTGTTCTCCGGTGCCGACGGCACCAAGACGGCAGAGGAGGTCGAGATGTTCGGCGGGACCGCCGGCATCACCTACGACCCGAACTACCACTCCGTCGGGGACGACCTGAGCAACATCAACACCGAGGCGCTGGGCATCATGAGCGACGCGATCGCCCACGCGACGATCACGCTCGCCGAGCCGGTCGCCCCGGAGGAGCCCGGCACCGAGGAGCCGGGTGACGAGGAGTCCCCCGAGGAGCCGGGTGACGAGGAGTCCCCCGAGGAGCCGGGTGACGAGGAGTCCCCTCAGGAGCCGGGTGACGAGCCGGAGATCCCGGAGGTGGTGCAGACCGACGGCTTCGGCTCGGACGTGGCCGGTGGCACCGCCCTGGGCGGCCTGCTGCTGGCCGGGATGACCGCCGGCGCCGTCGTCGCCATCAGGCGTCGCAGCACGATGGACTGA
- a CDS encoding 2-oxoacid:acceptor oxidoreductase subunit alpha: protein MSTSTPTETRDRVIIRFAGDSGDGMQLTGDRFTADSAALGNDLSTLPNFPAEIRAPQGTMAGVSSFQLHFASWDILTPGDAPDVLVAMNPAALKANLADVPRGATIIVNTDEFSTRNLKKVGWTSSPVDDDSLDSWHVHPLPLTSITVEALAEFDSLTRKEKQRAKNMFALGLLSWMYSRPISATEEFLTSKFGAKPDILAANLAALRAGWNYGETTEDFAVPVMVEAAPTPPGTYRNITGNTALALGLVSGAHRAGRPLVLGSYPITPASDVLHALSGFKRHNVTTIQAEDEIAAVGMALGASFGGSIGVTTTSGPGVALKSETIGLAVSLELPLVIVDVQRGGPSTGLPTKTEQSDLLQAMFGRNGESPVPIIAPQTSADCFSAALEAVRIATTYRTPVFLLSDGYLANGSEPWQVPAVEDLPHFPVQLATETNGEDAKGNAVFHPYVRDEETLARAWAVPGTAGLEHRVGGIEKDSKTGNISYDPDNHDLMVRTRAEKVAKVADGIGDLEVDDPTGDASVLVLGWGSTYGPNLAAVRRLRTRGESVAHAHLRHLSPFPANTGEVLRRYERVIVPEMNLGQLAMLLRAEYLVDIRSHTSVRGLPFKVADLVEVIDAALMEVRA, encoded by the coding sequence ATGAGCACCAGCACGCCGACCGAGACCAGGGACCGTGTCATCATCCGCTTCGCCGGCGACTCCGGTGACGGCATGCAGTTGACCGGTGACCGGTTCACGGCCGACAGCGCGGCACTGGGCAACGACCTGTCGACGCTGCCGAACTTCCCGGCCGAGATCCGTGCCCCCCAGGGGACGATGGCCGGGGTGAGCTCCTTCCAGCTGCACTTCGCCAGCTGGGACATCCTCACCCCCGGCGACGCCCCCGACGTGCTCGTCGCGATGAACCCCGCGGCCCTGAAGGCCAACCTCGCCGACGTCCCGCGCGGCGCGACGATCATCGTCAACACCGACGAGTTCTCCACCCGCAACCTCAAGAAGGTCGGGTGGACGAGCAGCCCGGTCGACGACGACTCCCTCGACTCGTGGCACGTGCATCCCCTGCCGCTGACCTCGATCACCGTCGAGGCGCTTGCCGAGTTCGACTCCCTCACCCGCAAGGAGAAGCAGCGGGCGAAGAACATGTTCGCCCTCGGCCTGCTGTCGTGGATGTACTCCCGGCCGATCAGTGCCACGGAGGAGTTCCTCACCAGCAAGTTCGGCGCCAAGCCGGACATCCTCGCCGCCAACCTCGCCGCGCTGCGCGCGGGGTGGAACTACGGCGAGACCACCGAGGACTTCGCCGTCCCGGTCATGGTCGAGGCGGCTCCGACCCCGCCGGGCACCTACCGCAACATCACCGGCAACACCGCGCTGGCCCTCGGGCTGGTCAGCGGGGCGCACCGGGCCGGTCGTCCGCTCGTGCTCGGCTCCTACCCGATCACCCCGGCCAGCGACGTGCTGCATGCTCTGTCCGGGTTCAAGCGCCACAACGTGACGACCATCCAGGCGGAGGACGAGATCGCGGCCGTCGGCATGGCCCTGGGCGCCTCCTTCGGCGGGTCGATCGGCGTGACGACGACCTCCGGCCCCGGAGTGGCGCTGAAGTCCGAGACCATCGGTCTGGCCGTCAGCCTCGAGCTGCCGCTGGTCATCGTCGACGTCCAACGCGGCGGCCCCAGCACGGGTCTGCCGACCAAGACCGAGCAGTCCGACCTGCTGCAGGCGATGTTCGGGCGCAACGGCGAGTCCCCGGTGCCGATCATCGCCCCGCAGACCTCCGCGGACTGTTTCTCCGCGGCACTGGAGGCGGTGCGGATCGCCACGACCTACCGCACCCCGGTCTTCCTGCTCTCCGACGGCTACCTGGCCAACGGCTCCGAGCCGTGGCAGGTGCCCGCCGTCGAGGACCTCCCACACTTTCCCGTCCAGCTGGCCACCGAGACCAACGGCGAGGACGCCAAGGGCAACGCCGTCTTCCACCCCTACGTCCGCGACGAGGAGACCCTCGCCCGGGCGTGGGCCGTGCCCGGCACCGCTGGCCTCGAGCACCGCGTCGGCGGCATCGAGAAGGACTCGAAGACCGGCAACATCTCCTACGACCCTGACAACCACGACCTGATGGTGCGCACCCGCGCCGAGAAGGTCGCCAAGGTCGCCGATGGGATCGGTGACCTCGAGGTCGACGACCCGACCGGCGACGCCTCGGTCCTCGTCCTGGGCTGGGGCTCGACGTACGGGCCCAACCTCGCGGCCGTGCGCCGACTGCGCACCCGCGGCGAGTCCGTCGCCCACGCGCACCTGCGCCACCTCAGCCCCTTCCCCGCCAACACCGGTGAGGTCCTGCGACGCTACGAGCGCGTCATCGTGCCGGAGATGAACCTCGGCCAGCTGGCGATGCTCCTGCGCGCGGAGTACCTCGTCGACATCCGTTCCCACACCTCGGTGCGCGGCCTGCCCTTCAAGGTCGCCGACCTCGTCGAAGTCATCGACGCAGCTCTGATGGAGGTTCGAGCATGA
- a CDS encoding NADH-quinone oxidoreductase subunit J: MTGLDLAFAATGLITAAAGAIAVTTRQVVHSALWLVVALLGLAGCYLVLGAELVALVQVLVYVGAVVVLVIVALMLTRAPIGPRAEHSTSRGHRALAALVGAGTGGLVAAVLLPTAARVEVRPGGTAELGRQIFSTWVWPFELLSLLLLAALVGAFAVSGLTGEQAGEQPAKGEARP; the protein is encoded by the coding sequence GTGACGGGTCTCGATCTCGCCTTCGCCGCCACGGGTCTGATCACCGCCGCTGCAGGTGCGATCGCGGTGACGACCCGCCAGGTCGTCCACTCCGCACTCTGGCTCGTCGTCGCGCTGCTCGGCCTCGCCGGCTGCTACCTCGTCCTCGGCGCCGAGCTCGTCGCCCTGGTCCAGGTGCTCGTGTACGTCGGAGCGGTGGTCGTCCTCGTGATCGTCGCGCTGATGCTCACCCGGGCACCGATCGGCCCGCGGGCCGAGCACTCCACCTCCCGCGGGCACCGGGCGCTCGCGGCCCTCGTCGGGGCCGGGACCGGCGGGCTGGTCGCCGCGGTCCTGCTGCCGACGGCCGCCCGTGTCGAGGTCCGGCCCGGTGGCACCGCCGAGCTCGGCCGGCAGATCTTCTCCACCTGGGTGTGGCCCTTCGAGCTGCTGTCGCTGCTCCTCCTGGCTGCCCTCGTCGGCGCCTTCGCCGTCTCGGGCCTCACCGGGGAGCAGGCGGGCGAGCAACCGGCGAAGGGGGAGGCGCGGCCATGA
- the nuoH gene encoding NADH-quinone oxidoreductase subunit NuoH produces the protein MSLLEITLRSLAALAAVLVLPLVAGQTEHKVMAHMQGRLGPMYAGGFHGWAQLVADGVKFVQKEDITPAAADQRIFRLAPAIALIPYVVAMALLPIHPGVVAAEVPASLLLVLAVIGVGVLGTLVAGWASANKYALIGGMRAAAQLLAYELPLVLSVASIAMAAGTLSLAAVVEAWSPWWLLWQLPGGIVFVVAATAELQRPPFDAPIADSEVVMGPLTEYTGLRFAFFMLAEYAGMVVMGLLFGILWLGGWQGPLAEHLGWLWTLLKGSLVVLLIIWMRVSWPRLREDQLQRLAWTVLVPLALAQIALTAVGVVIVG, from the coding sequence GTGAGCCTGCTCGAGATCACCCTGCGCTCCCTCGCCGCGCTCGCGGCCGTCCTCGTCCTCCCGCTGGTCGCCGGCCAGACCGAGCACAAGGTCATGGCGCACATGCAGGGGCGCCTGGGCCCGATGTACGCCGGTGGCTTCCACGGCTGGGCGCAGCTCGTCGCCGACGGGGTGAAGTTCGTCCAGAAGGAGGACATCACCCCCGCGGCGGCGGACCAGCGCATCTTCCGCCTCGCCCCGGCGATCGCCCTCATCCCCTACGTCGTGGCCATGGCCCTGCTGCCGATCCACCCCGGCGTCGTCGCGGCCGAGGTCCCGGCGAGCCTGCTGCTCGTCCTCGCCGTCATCGGGGTCGGCGTCCTCGGGACCCTCGTCGCCGGCTGGGCCAGCGCCAACAAGTACGCGCTCATCGGGGGGATGCGCGCCGCCGCACAGCTGCTCGCCTACGAGCTTCCGCTCGTGCTGTCCGTGGCCTCGATCGCCATGGCCGCCGGCACCCTGTCCCTGGCCGCCGTCGTCGAGGCCTGGTCCCCGTGGTGGCTGCTGTGGCAGCTACCCGGGGGCATCGTCTTCGTCGTGGCCGCCACCGCGGAGCTGCAGCGACCCCCCTTCGACGCCCCGATCGCCGACAGCGAGGTCGTCATGGGCCCGCTGACGGAGTACACCGGGCTGCGCTTCGCCTTCTTCATGCTCGCCGAGTACGCCGGCATGGTCGTCATGGGGCTGCTCTTCGGCATCCTCTGGCTCGGTGGGTGGCAGGGCCCCCTCGCCGAGCACCTCGGCTGGCTGTGGACCCTGCTCAAGGGATCGCTCGTCGTCCTGCTCATCATCTGGATGCGGGTCTCGTGGCCGCGGCTGCGCGAGGACCAGCTCCAACGCCTGGCGTGGACGGTCCTCGTCCCGCTCGCCCTGGCCCAGATCGCACTGACTGCCGTAGGAGTGGTGATCGTCGGATGA
- a CDS encoding NuoI/complex I 23 kDa subunit family protein, whose amino-acid sequence MTRHEHMDSRGGGFVPGLVSGMAATAKQLVRPPHTAEYPDVAPELPARSRGVIALIDNNCTSCMLCARECPDWCIYIESHKEEVPPTTEGGRTRQRNVLDNFSIDFSLCMYCGICVEVCPFDALFWSPQFEYAETDIRDLLHEKDRLGQWVEEVPAPPELDPAAADAPEVTAANRPTRRGRT is encoded by the coding sequence ATGACCCGGCACGAGCACATGGACAGCAGAGGGGGCGGCTTCGTCCCGGGGCTGGTCTCCGGGATGGCCGCGACCGCGAAGCAGCTGGTCAGGCCACCGCACACCGCCGAGTACCCCGACGTCGCGCCGGAGCTGCCCGCGCGATCGCGCGGGGTCATCGCGCTCATCGACAACAACTGCACCTCGTGCATGCTCTGTGCCCGCGAGTGCCCCGACTGGTGCATCTACATCGAGTCGCACAAGGAAGAGGTCCCGCCGACGACAGAGGGGGGACGCACCCGTCAGCGCAACGTCCTCGACAACTTCTCCATCGACTTCTCGCTGTGCATGTACTGCGGCATCTGCGTCGAGGTCTGCCCCTTCGACGCCCTCTTCTGGAGCCCGCAGTTCGAGTACGCCGAGACCGACATCCGCGACCTGCTCCACGAGAAGGACCGGCTCGGGCAGTGGGTCGAGGAGGTCCCGGCCCCACCGGAGCTCGACCCTGCCGCTGCGGACGCACCCGAGGTGACCGCCGCCAACCGCCCCACGCGTCGGGGTCGCACGTGA
- a CDS encoding 2-oxoacid:ferredoxin oxidoreductase subunit beta: MTMDLGIPTVASGTAGVPAAADGEKQTRKDFASDQEVRWCPGCGDYAVLAAVQGFLPELGLRKENITFVSGIGCSSRFPYYLDTYGMHSIHGRAPAIATGLATSREDLSVWVVTGDGDALSIGGNHLIHAMRRNVNLTILLFNNRIYGLTKGQYSPTSQPGLVTKSSPMGSVDAPFNPVSLALGAEATFVARTMDSDRQHLTEVLKQAAAHRGTSLVEIYQNCPIFNDGAFELIKDVEQKKARLVHLVDGEPVTIGDEGEREVLVRGEGGSVTFVPEDEVSSRGLADHVVVHDVALSDPSQAFSISRLDSESMTHVPMGIFRSLDRPTYDDQTRAQVESAIDLAGGPADDAALQDLLLGNDTWTVE; encoded by the coding sequence ATGACCATGGATCTCGGTATCCCCACCGTCGCCTCCGGCACCGCCGGCGTGCCCGCGGCCGCTGATGGCGAGAAGCAGACCCGCAAGGACTTCGCGTCCGACCAGGAGGTGCGCTGGTGCCCCGGCTGCGGCGACTACGCGGTCCTCGCCGCGGTGCAGGGCTTCCTGCCCGAGCTCGGGCTGCGCAAGGAGAACATCACCTTCGTCTCCGGGATCGGCTGCTCCTCACGCTTCCCGTACTACCTCGACACCTACGGCATGCACTCGATCCACGGGCGCGCCCCGGCGATCGCGACGGGGCTGGCGACCAGCCGCGAGGACCTGTCGGTGTGGGTCGTCACCGGTGACGGCGATGCACTGTCGATCGGCGGCAACCACCTCATCCACGCGATGCGCCGCAACGTCAACCTGACGATCCTGCTCTTCAACAACCGGATCTACGGCCTGACCAAGGGGCAGTACAGCCCGACGTCGCAGCCCGGCCTGGTGACCAAGTCCTCGCCGATGGGCAGCGTCGACGCCCCCTTCAACCCGGTATCCCTCGCGCTGGGTGCCGAGGCGACCTTCGTCGCGCGCACGATGGACTCCGACCGCCAGCACCTGACCGAGGTGCTCAAGCAGGCCGCGGCCCACCGCGGCACGTCGCTGGTCGAGATCTACCAGAACTGCCCGATCTTCAACGACGGCGCCTTCGAGCTGATCAAGGACGTCGAGCAGAAGAAGGCCCGCCTGGTCCACCTCGTCGACGGCGAGCCGGTCACCATCGGTGACGAGGGCGAGCGCGAGGTCCTCGTGCGTGGCGAAGGGGGCTCGGTCACCTTCGTCCCCGAGGACGAGGTGTCCTCACGGGGCCTGGCCGACCACGTCGTCGTCCACGACGTGGCCCTGTCCGACCCCAGTCAGGCCTTCTCGATCAGCCGGCTGGACTCCGAGTCGATGACACACGTACCGATGGGCATCTTCCGCTCGCTCGACCGCCCGACCTACGACGACCAGACCCGTGCGCAGGTCGAGTCCGCGATCGACCTCGCCGGCGGCCCCGCCGACGACGCCGCCCTGCAGGACCTGCTCCTGGGCAACGACACCTGGACCGTCGAGTAG